The DNA window AACTCAGTGGTAGAGTGCAACCTTGCCAAGGTTGAAGTCGCGAGTTCAAATCTCGTTTCCCGCTCCAGATTTTTCGGCCGGTCCCTGACCGGCCTTTCCTTTCAGCCTGACCGCCACGCAAAAAATGCTTGCCTCATGCCGGTCTTCTGATTAGGACAGCCTCACTTCGAGCGCGGGAGTAACTCAGTGGTAGAGTGCAACCTTGCCAAGGTTGAAGTCGCGAGTTCAAATCTCGTTTCCCGCTCCACAAAAATCAAAAGACCGGTTTATCCGGTCTTTTTTTTTCGCCACGACAGATCATGCCCCGCAAGCCCTAAACTTTGCCGCTCCATCAGCTTCTCCGGGCAAGCGGCGATCCTGACGCCCTCAGCGCTTTCCACCAAAGAGCGAACCCAATACTCCGCGCAGTATCTCACGACCAAGCTGGGTCCCGATGGTCCGCACCGTGCTCTTGACCAGAGCCTCGGCCACGCCCTGCCTGCGACCCGAACCCGATAACCAGCCCCCATCCTTTCCTTCGGCCTTGGCCCGTGTCTTGACCTGCCGGGCCTCTTCCTCCCGGACCATGGATTCTCGCGCCCTGGTCTGTAAAAGCTCGAAAGCCGATTCCCGGTCCACGGCCGCATCGTAACGCCCTTTCAGCGGAGAACGGGACAGTATGGTGGTTCGCTCCTGGTCCGTCAGCGGGCCGATGCGCGAATAGGGCGGGCGGATCAGAATCCGCTCGACCATGCGCGGCCGGCCTTTTTCATCCAGGGCGGAGACCAGGGCCTCGCCCGTGCCGAGACTGACGATGGCCTCGGCGGTGTCAAAGGTGGGATTGGCCCGAAAGCTCTCGGCCACGGCCCGCACGGCCTTTTGCTCCCTTGGCGTGTAGGCTCGCAGGGCATGCTGGATCTTGAGCCCAAGCTGCCCCAGGATCTGATCCGGGACATCAGCCGGGCTCTGGGTGATGAAATAAATGCCCACGCCCTTGGAGCGGATCAGGCGGACAACCTGCTCGATCTTGTCCACCAGGGCCTTTGGCGCATTGTCGAAAAGCAGATGAGCCTCATCAAAGAAAAAGACCATGACGGGCCTGTCCGGATTGCCCACCTCTGGCAGCTGCTCGAAAAGCTCGGCCAGAAGCCAGAGCAGAAACGTGGCGTAG is part of the Desulfomicrobium macestii genome and encodes:
- a CDS encoding helicase HerA-like domain-containing protein — encoded protein: MSADDFLLGGAGGQGLYQLGVMGNRHGLVTGATGTGKTVTLQVLAESYARMGVPVFAADIKGDLSGIATPGTPHPKIDERLAVMPAQDFSFQGCPVVFWDVFGQSGHPLRSTISEMGPLLLSSLLGVNETQGGILYACFRIADEQGLLLLDLKDLRAMLEFMAQNAAELRGTYGNISAASVGALQRQLLVLEEQGGDIFFGEPAVNLGDLMHVDFSGNGVISILDASSLMSRSPKIYATFLLWLLAELFEQLPEVGNPDRPVMVFFFDEAHLLFDNAPKALVDKIEQVVRLIRSKGVGIYFITQSPADVPDQILGQLGLKIQHALRAYTPREQKAVRAVAESFRANPTFDTAEAIVSLGTGEALVSALDEKGRPRMVERILIRPPYSRIGPLTDQERTTILSRSPLKGRYDAAVDRESAFELLQTRARESMVREEEARQVKTRAKAEGKDGGWLSGSGRRQGVAEALVKSTVRTIGTQLGREILRGVLGSLFGGKR